In Cicer arietinum cultivar CDC Frontier isolate Library 1 chromosome 7, Cicar.CDCFrontier_v2.0, whole genome shotgun sequence, a single window of DNA contains:
- the LOC101506467 gene encoding uncharacterized protein, whose amino-acid sequence MEHGNVYNSYGTSWADQWDNGPDPIMVGSNNKSNTTKYKEKFGEGLGKTKGVASTGIKKLKDGTSVGLHWIKTKYSKATHKH is encoded by the coding sequence ATGGAACATGGGAACGTGTACAACTCATATGGAACTTCTTGGGCAGATCAGTGGGACAATGGTCCGGACCCTATTATGGTTGGTTCCAACAACAAGAGCAACACAACAAAGTACAAGGAGAAGTTTGGAGAAGGTTTAGGTAAGACCAAAGGAGTGGCATCCACTGGCATCAAGAAGTTAAAGGATGGTACCTCCGTTGGTCTTCACTGGATCAAAACCAAGTATTCCAAAGCCACCCACAAacattga